A window of the Hemitrygon akajei unplaced genomic scaffold, sHemAka1.3 Scf000115, whole genome shotgun sequence genome harbors these coding sequences:
- the LOC140723466 gene encoding uncharacterized protein has product MAHQCVPTEEKPFTCSVCGKGFTQSSNLKLHQRVHTGEKLFTCSDCGKSFIQSSKLLVHQQIHTGEKPFTCSVCGKGFTQSSTLRRHQRVHTGERPFTCSVCGKRFTHSSTLQRHQRVHTGERPFTCSDCGKGFTRSSSLRSHQRVHTGDKPFTCSVCGKGFTQSSNLQSHQRVHTGEKPFTCSVCGKGFTQLANLQRHQQVHTGERPFTCSVCGKGFTQSSQLLAHQSVHSGDWPLL; this is encoded by the coding sequence atggcacaccagtgtGTTCCCACtgaggagaagccgttcacctgctcagtctgtgggaagggattcactcagtcatctaatcttaagctacatcagcgagttcacactggggagaagctgttcacctgctcagactgtgggaagagtttcattcagtcatccaaactactggtacaccagcaaattcacactggggagaagccgttcacatgctcagtctgtgggaagggattcactcagtcatccaccctacggagacatcagcgagttcacactggggagaggccattcacctgctcagtctgtgggaagagattcactcactcttccaccctacagaggcatcagcgagttcacactggggagaggccgttcacctgctcagactgtgggaagggattcactcggtcatccagcctacggagtcatcagcgagttcacactggggataagccgttcacctgttcagtctgtgggaagggattcactcagtcatccaacctacagagtcatcagcgagttcacactggggagaagccgttcacctgctcagtctgtgggaagggattcactcagttagctaacctacagagacaccagcaagttcacactggggagaggccgttcacctgctcagtctgtgggaagggattcactcagtcgtcccaactactggcacaccagtcagttcacagtggggactggccgttgttatga
- the LOC140723485 gene encoding uncharacterized protein has product MADQRVHTGEGPFTCSVCGKGFTQSSHLLKHQPVHTGERPFTCSVCGKGFTKSSHLLKHQSVHTGEKPFTCSDCGKGFTKSSHLLKHQSVHTGEKPFTCSDCGKGYTRSFQLKAHRRLHTGERPNICFLCGKGFTQLSNLKAHESVHAGERPFTCSDCGKRFTRSSHLKEHQSVHTGERPFTCSDCGKGFSQSSSLRRHQLIHSGERRFSCSDCGKGFNRSYDLQKHQHVHTGERPFTCSDCGKGFSQSSSLRRHQLIHSGERRFSCSDCGKGFNRSYDLQKHQHVHTGERPFTCSDCGKGFSQSSSLRRHQLIHSGERRFSCSDCGKGFNRSYDLQKHQHVHTGERPFTCSDCGKGFSQSSSLRRHQLIHSGERRFSCSDCGKGFNRSYDLQKHQNVHTGERPFTCSDCGKGFSQSSSLRRHQLIHSGERRFSCSDCGKGFNRSYDLQKHQHVHTGERPFTCSVCEKRFTRPFDLQSHRRVHTGERPYTCSVCGKGFTFSSHLQTHQSVHTGERSFICSVCGKTFTQSSNLQRHQRVHSGERPFTCSVCGKGLTQSSNLLRHQRVHTG; this is encoded by the coding sequence atggcagatcagcgagttcacactggagaggggccattcacctgctcagtctgtgggaagggattcactcagtcatctcacctactgaaacaccagccagtccacactggggagaggccattcacctgctcagtctgtgggaaaggattcactaaatcatctcacctactcaaacaccagtcagtccacactggggagaagccgttcacctgctcagactgtgggaaggggttcactaaatcatctcacctactcaaacaccagtcagtccacactggggagaagccgttcacctgctcagactgtgggaagggatacacTCGGTCCTTTCAGCTGAAGGCACATCGgagacttcacactggggagagaccaaaCATCTGTTTtttgtgtgggaaggggttcactcagttaTCTAACCTAAAAGCACACGAGTCAGTTCacgctggggagaggccgttcacctgctcagactgtgggaagcgattcactcgatcatctcacCTGAAAGAACATCAgagtgttcacactggggagaggccgttcacctgctcagactgtgggaagggattcagtcagtcatcctcCCTGCGGAGACACCAGTTAATTCACTCTGGGGAGAGGcgattctcctgctccgactgtgggaagggattcaatcgatcATACGACCTACAGAAGCACCAacatgttcacactggggagaggccgttcacctgctcagactgtgggaagggattcagtcagtcatcctcCCTGCGGAGACACCAGTTAATTCACTCTGGGGAGAGGcgattctcctgctccgactgtgggaagggattcaatcgatcATACGACCTACAGAAGCACCAacatgttcacactggggagaggccgttcacctgctcagactgtgggaagggattcagtcagtcatcctcCCTGCGGAGACACCAGTTAATTCACTCTGGGGAGAGGcgattctcctgctccgactgtgggaagggattcaatcgatcATACGACCTACAGAAGCACCAacatgttcacactggggagaggccgttcacctgctcagactgtgggaagggattcagtcagtcatcctcCCTGCGGAGACACCAGTTAATTCACTCTGGGGAGAGGcgattctcctgctccgactgtgggaagggattcaatcgatcATACGACCTACAGAAGCACCAaaatgttcacactggggagaggccgttcacctgctcagactgtgggaagggattcagtcagtcatcctcCCTGCGGAGACACCAGTTAATTCACTCTGGGGAGAGGcgattctcctgctccgactgtgggaagggattcaatcgatcATACGACCTACAGAAGCACCAacatgttcacactggggagaggccgttcacctgctcagtctgtgagaagcgATTCACGCGGCCATTCGACCTACAAAGCCaccggcgagttcacactggggagaggccgtacaCCTGCTCAGTTTGCGGAAAAGGATTCACTTTCTCATCtcacctacagacacaccagtcagttcacactggggagaggtcattcatctgttcagtctgtgggaagacattcactcagtcatctaacctacagagacaccagcgagttcacagtggggagcggccgttcacctgctcagtttgTGGGAAGGgactcactcagtcatctaatctactgagacaccagcgagttcacactgggtag